One uncultured Carboxylicivirga sp. genomic window, GACACAAGTTTTGGGAGTTCTTCAAATGAAATCTCTGTATGCCAGTGTGGGTAATATGAAAAACCAGCAATATCAAAATCATTGACCATAGCTTTTTCCATAACTCCTTTAAAGAACCATTCCAGGTTTTTCGGATCGGCAACATGCAAAGCGACTAAAGTTTTGGAGCCTGCTTTTAAGTCAATATCCCTCACAGCTTTAATACCGGCATTTAACACTTTACCAAAAGCCTCCCAGTTTCCATCACATATCGAAAGCTTTGGAAAAAGTGAATTAGCTTCATCCAACATGAAACCACAATTGGTTTCATTACCTATCTGAACCATCTCCGGTAAAAGATTACTTTTAAAAAGATCATCTAATACTGAATAAGTATAATTGTAAACTGAATCACAAAGAACATCAAGATCTGTTATATTCTTCCATGCTGAAGGAACCTTTTGATGCTGCGGATCAGCCCATATATCTGAATAATGAAAATCAAGGTTAATGGCCATACCATTTGCCTTTGCTCTTTCTATGGACTTCTTTACATCGTTGTAACCACTATATAAAGGTGTATCTTCTCCATATACCTTATTAATCCAATCGGGATTATTCCAGATTCGTAACCTAACAACGTTAGCTCCCTTTTTACTAAAAAGTTCATATGGATCTACCTTTGTACCTTCTTCTTTATAAATACCGCCATGGTCTTCAACTTGATTAACGTATGACAGATCAACCCCATTCATAAATTCATTAATCAATCTATTAGTAGGTTGAGCTGTTTTTTCGTTTTTTAAGTTACAGGCAACTATCAATAACGATAAGACTAATAAAAGAGGGATATAGAGCAAACTGGATTTAATCATTAATACTTGATTTTAGATTTTTGTTTCATTGTTAATTATTGTTATCAAAATTAGATATTAACATTTTTAAACATTAATTGAAAACATACAATTATTTGTCTATTTCATACTTGCGTTAATTTAATTTCATCTTTAAATTCTCATCTATTAGAACTTACGATATCTATTAAAATCTCATTTCATACCTATATTTGTTTAAATCATACATTTTTAAAACAAGCCTTAATTTTTAATTATCTTTACAACGCTATTTAAATTACAATGTAATATTGAAACCATCCAGGGTAATCTTCAATATCAAGAGACGCATTAGACTTAATAATGTATCTATCAAAATTGAGAAATTAGTCTCAATGCTTTTTGTGCAAATTATTGTTACAGTAATAATTGCCCAGGAAAATAGTATACATCAATCTATCTATTTTACAAACCTGAGACAGGAAGACGGACTTCCTTCAAACATGATCAATACCATTGAGCAAGATAAATTAGGCTTTATATGGATTGGCACTGATGATGGCTTGTGTAGATGGGATGGTTATCAAACCACAATTTTCAGAGAAAGTATCGAACCAGGATCTTTGCCTAATAGTAATATAAGAACCCTTCTTCTTGATGATGATCTATTATGGATTGGAACCTGGAAAGGATTATGCACTATCAATACACAAACATTTGAAATTACCCCTTTTAACATTGGAGAAAATGCATCTGTCAGAAGTTTGTATAAATCAAAAGATAACCGAATATGGATTGGAACTTCTAATGGTTTGATAATTTACGACAAGAGTATTAATCAATACGAATACTTTAACAATGTTAACAGTAAACTAAGTCATTCTACAATTCGGTGTTTGTACGAAACAATTGACAGCACCATGTGGATTGGTACCTACGATCAATTAAACAGTTATAAAAACAGCCAATTTCAGTCGTTTGACCTCAAAGGTTCGTATAAGCCCTTTCTAAAAAACAACCTTATTCTGGACATC contains:
- a CDS encoding glycosyl hydrolase 53 family protein, translated to MIKSSLLYIPLLLVLSLLIVACNLKNEKTAQPTNRLINEFMNGVDLSYVNQVEDHGGIYKEEGTKVDPYELFSKKGANVVRLRIWNNPDWINKVYGEDTPLYSGYNDVKKSIERAKANGMAINLDFHYSDIWADPQHQKVPSAWKNITDLDVLCDSVYNYTYSVLDDLFKSNLLPEMVQIGNETNCGFMLDEANSLFPKLSICDGNWEAFGKVLNAGIKAVRDIDLKAGSKTLVALHVADPKNLEWFFKGVMEKAMVNDFDIAGFSYYPHWHTEISFEELPKLVSRLTNELKKDFVILETAYPYTLEEADEYGNIFGEHSGIEGYPISIEGQRAFLIDLVTNMRTAGAKGVMYWEPAWVSSDMKDLWGHGSAWDNATLFDREGNSLASIDYLSFDYASTTDDLKKK